The stretch of DNA ATTTCGTATATTTCTAAAGACTCACATAAGATTAAGATagagtaatatttttaaaattattagtaaacgaggagctaaaatattttttgatcaTATTgattcaatatttatttgttctgttttttttttcttaaatcaaaATTCTCTAAGATGGTCCATTTCCCATTTctgttttctttatttgtttttctgaATCCAAAAGGAATTCACAAACATTAAGCAGAAACACCAATAAAACTAGTGTATTATAAGCTTTTCAGAATAATCAATAAACCCATAAAAACATTggtttttatctatttttttttaaaactcacaataattaaatctatgtttaatattgtctataactatcaacaacaacaacaacaaaaaattgttttgaaaactGTTAAGTAAGCGTGTGTACACAATCTACTActtttttttaccgtttttaatattaatcatattactctttaaatttttgtaactatttatttctaattgtaattattttttgaaaaattaatctaataacttaataaaatattttactttaataatttaataattattagaaggatttatttgtatttattattaataggtAAAagatgggttaaatatgttttttgtcccttaagtttcagtgaattttggaattagtccctcatcaaaactttataccaatttagtcattcatctttcaaaatgcgtgaatttagtcattttaaccaaattttgttaagtttatctgacgtttcaagcacatttcatgatagtatttaagttaacattgaagaaaaaatgtgtcaaacagtgtaaataatttaaatactatcatgaaatgtgcttgaaacgtcagataaacttaacaaaatttggttaaaaggactaaattcatgcattttgaaagatgaaggactaaattggtcaaatttttttatgaggGACTagtttcaaaattcactgaaacgtaagagatcaaaaatatatttaacccgtAAAAGATGGACACACGTAGTCTGTTTTTACAACATGTTTCTCCGATTTTTGGTGTTATGAAatctcattttaataaattaaaaagtaaaaatatattaacttatattttttaaatatattattattattattattatatttgatagatttaatatataatttgaatacataaaaataaaaaaattaaagaaaaagaataaacataAATGTGtggagttatttttattaaatcagtAGTTTATAttcatgattttttataatcttaaaATGTAACTAATCATAAAATGAAATACGTATAAGGTAGGCATATTTacgttatatattattatttattatattacaaaaCTTATTATTTATAGGTACATATCTTAtgtaataaatacatatttacgaaatttattgatttatttagaataaaataactcTCACATAAACTATATGCATGACAACAAGGTTTAGATTATAAGCTTGAAGCAACTCATCATTATAAAACCCTTAGTACATATAGTTTCAGATCatataaatttttctattttttataaaagccAAACATGAAAAAACTAGTTTAGACAGtgaattcatttattttattaatttaattattatttattcttaaattgtttcattttatgaACCTTTCAAATcatgttattgatttttaaatcaactGGTCAGATGAGTtactttcattttaaaaaatataatttaaaataaacttcaACTCTGAAAAACAATATTTGAACGCGCAATTTTTGACATGATAAATTCCCAATTTTTAGGATAATAGTGAAGAATTAGAGAAatttaatataagaaataagaaataaaatagagaataatagaGAGGACACTAGAATATTTTTCTTCAGAACTTGTTGTTGGCCGCCATCTCCATTCCATCCCGTCCCATCGTCAACCCTACCTTTCCTTCTGCGTTTCGCATTCAGGTTCGACACTTCTCATTCTCTTCTCTTGCGGTGCTTTCTATTTCTGTGTTTCGAAACTAGCATTTCTCTTATTACTCACCGTAATTTCTCAAATCTGAATCTAGAAGGTTCAATCGGGAGAATACATCGCGGTATATTGTCACTGTTACTGTTTTGAGACGTAATCCAAGATGTTATCTATGCATGTGTTTTCAGTTCACTCTgatgatttttattatgttgaatTTGATATTTGTCAATTTAGGTTTGAATTCCGGAGGGAAAAGAAGAAGTTTCTAATAGCgtaatcctaatcatgtttgGTGTCGTAAGGCGGAGGGTTGCTTCTGGCAGCCCGTCTCCTTGGGTAAGAGCTCGATCTTTATAGACTCGATCTTTTTGGACGTTTTTTTGATGAATTTTCAATTTGAATGTGTTTGTGTTGATCCATGGTTTGATGCGTATGTTTAAGCGAAGCCTGATACGTATCTTGCAATTGTTTCAGCTTCTAGGGCAGTCAGTTCAGAAAATTCGGTCTGGCCTTTCTGTTTCTGCGAGAGTTTCTTCCACTGTTGAGAAAGAGGTGCTTgtcttactttttttcttttttcatcctAATCTGTTAATATGTTTTTCTATTCTTTGCATAAGGTACTGATGATTACTTAAAATGTTACTTTTGTGATGGGGTTAAGCATGCTGTTTGTTCCCTCAAAGAAGGCAATGTTCGTTTTTGGCTCATCAAAATAAGATCACATCCTTTTGGTCCTCCGTAGCGCAAATGTGTCATGCCTGATCCttgtttctatttatttataatggaCCACAAAGATACAACTGTATTTTTAGGGTCTTAAAGGCTTACATTTCTATATTTCTTCAAACTAAACATATTAGTTCTTTGGGATTTGTGTTTAATGTATGCAATCTTCACTATAGGATGATTGATTATCTCATTATTTGTTCTCATTGTTAATCGTGGCCTTCTTTATTATAAGGGGTTAGATcgtatattttactttttattcttattctttaaAGTTTCttacaactattttttattatgtttgacaGATTGCGTCAGGCGGATGTGGATTTGTAAGGAACTTTTGTAATATAACACCAGGTAATTAtggttgcattttttttttaaataatttagagGCTACTGTCTTAATTAGTTCAATgatttcttctatttttcaatttaagtCATTAGTTTTGTTGTTGCAGGATGCGGGATTAATTCTAAAGCTATGAGGTTAGTGACATCATGTTGATAGTTAGTCCCAGTCTTTATTCTAGTATTGCATTGGAGTTCTATTTAGTTTTGGTAGAAAAGTTTGGGTTAGAAATTGGAAGATGAGATTGTAGGGGTACACATGGTTAAGCATTTTGGTTTTTCCttgaaaataataagttaaTCTGAAAACATGTTTGTTGTACTTAACATATACTTAAAATTAGCTGAAACTGTATGCATAAAATCAATCTCTCGAACCAGATCTTCAAATGTTAGAATTAGATTTGGCAGCTTTAAATTGTTTTCTCAAAAACAGCAAATAGTTTggagaaaaataatgtaatgtAGAAAGGTTTTCTATCTCCAGGCTTTTTAGGAGAAAAAAGTGAAttggtaataaaaatattgtaagaataatgaaaatatgaaattaatttcagTGCCCTAGCGAATTGAATCCTTACTTTTAGTAGTACTAATATTTCTTGCcctttttcagttttatttggTTGCAAAATTTACACCTTTTCTTGTGTGTTGCTGCCAATGAATAGATTATGCACgtaaaaattcatataaagTTGTCATCCTCATGTAAAATACcaagtatttaaatttgatgGTGTTCTAAAGGCATTGGATCTCCCAGAGAGATAAGTTGAAATCGAATATTTTTAACTCAGTTGCATTTTGTGTATTCTTGTTTCGTTTCATTTGTAGGCAATCTAATTctgatgataatattttaacatggAGTGTGGGGGGTGCAATGATGACAAATCATTAATTAACGAGTCTATGGAATGAAAAGATTATACAGTTTCTGATCCACAGTGATACTGTTTTGatattatgtttttgttatgtAGTGTGGTTTTTCATCCAAGGTCCGCAGCTGTTCGAACCTGGGGGCGTTCATTTTCTTCAGACAGTGGTGAGATATTGACATGCATATTCTTTTGTGGTTCAAGTTTCTTCCTTTCGTAAAGCATGACTGCACATATCTAATGCATTTTATAATATGTTGAACTCTTAGAAAGAGTGTTGAAAGAGGAGATAATCCGGGGTTATGAAAAAGAATTGCATCTGTCTTTATAAaggaatatataatatattgtttcttatatttgtttgaaaaCATTGAACATCTAGTAAGATTTAGTGCAGTTAGAATGAGTAAAAATCAGTCTATTGATTTCATAATTTTCATCATGATTTTGTTGTCTTACACGGGCtacatattatatttgaaaCTTTCTTGTCTATTTTTTGTGTATTATGTAAATGGAGCTTATATGTTGATGAGTTTTCTTAATTCcattttaactttatttgtGAGTCTGGTATCTAGGACTAAAGAAATAAGAATTGATTATCAATGCCATTCATTTATATGACATTTAGGCTGTTTAACTAACCTATTTTATTCTGGCTTTTGATGGCTAAAACTGTTATGATGATTACTGTTATTTGTATTTATGATAAAGGAGATACGGTTGATGTTGTGGTCCCTCCTCTAGCTGAATCTATCTCTGATGGAACTCTGGCAAATTTTTTGAAGAGTATGTTGATCCTCATATTTTTTATTCCatctatttgattttttttaagaattactGGTGAGTGACcatcatgtttttatttgatGTCGCAGGGCCTGGTGACAGGGTTAATGCTGATGAGCCAATTGCTCAAATTGAAACAGATAAGGTGCCATATTGGAACAAACAAATATTTGTGAAGGATTCTGATGGTTATAAACGGATCTGATCTTCATTTTCAGAATATTTAATGCTGTATATTGTTCTTATTCCTTGATTAGGTGACAATCGATGTTTCAAGTCCGGAGTCGGGTGTCATTCTGAAGGTACAGTTTCATTGCCtaaattgttttttctcttGTCCAATCACTCCAGAATTATAGAAGTTATTACTCGTATTAAATTTGGGTTGTGATATATTTAATGGTTTGCAGTTTCTAGCCAATGAAGGAGATACTGTTGAGCCAGGTAACAAGATAGCAATCATTTCAAGGTCTGCTGATGCAACTCATGTTGCTCCATCTGAGACTACATCTGAGAAAGCAGCTCCTCAGCCAACTCAAAAGGTTAGCGAGGAGAAGAAAGCTCCCAAAGTTGAAACTCCACCTGCTAAAGAGAAGCCCAAAGCACCCCCTGCGACATTGAGTTCTCCCACTGAGCCCCAACTTCCTCccaaagaaagagaaagacgGGTGAGTCATTGAGATTTTTGTCCCACCTGAATTATATTTAGCAACCATGAACGTTCTTTTGATGTCTTTCGTTGTTATCAAAGGTTCCTATGACAAGGCTTCGGAAACGTGTTGCTACACGGCTGAAAGATTCCCAGAACACGTTTGCTATGCTCACAACCTTCAATGAAGTTGATATGTATGTTGAGTTGATTTTTAAAGTATAGCAAAAGCTAAGGATATTGCTTAAGTTGTATGTTTTCACCCATGTATGTATAAACATTAAGTATTATACATTATTGGGTCATGGATCTAATGGAACACTGTCTTCTAAATTTAATGAAGCCCTCAACCCACGTGAGAAGCTATGATACACTGGGAAGTCATGCATTTCTGTtaatttttcttgttctttGTGGGGTCAACAAACTTGTGTTCTCTTAAATTGTACTCGCCCacttggtttttttattttatttagaagaaGATAGGGCATGGATTAACATACATATGCATTGGCGTCGAAACCTTTTTCCTTTGTGGGATTTATGTTCAACTTTTTTCTCATCTATGCATGTAATATTACATTATGTTAGTTTCTATGTGATAGCACCAGTATCATGGGACATTCTGTTGAGGGGAGgatgtaatttattataatgtGTACACTGAGGGACTCCATGGATTTAATTGGCAATTCTTAATGTTGGGTTTCCTGTCTTGTCCTTATATAGTAGACTACAATTTTCATTCTTTCCCTTATTGTTCTGCTCTTGATGATAGGACTAATTTGATGAAGCTCCGTTCTGATTATAAGGATGCTTTTGTTGAGAAACATGGAGTCAAGTTGGGTCTTATGTCGGGCTTTGTCAAAGTATGTTTTCTATTTACAGAAGTATTCACTAGCTTGGCTTTATCCTTTGTATTTCCTGACACTTTCTATGGTCTACATGTTAGGCTGCTGTCAATGCGCTCCAACATCAACCAATTGTCAATGCAGTCATTGATGGGGATGATATTATATACAGAGATTATATAGATATCAGCATAGCTGTTGGTACCCCGAAGGTTTTTACCAGCCACACCTTTACCTTTTCTTGTCTACTTTGTTTACGTAGAGAAATCTATCAATGATTATACTTTCTCTTGGCGAAACTTTGCTATTTTCAGTAAACTTATGTCAACTATTGTCATGGCTATGGAGCTAATTAACAAGTAGTTTAGTATATGTTGTTAAATTTGCATTCTTTTTTGCCTGGCTATGAAAATTATCAACGTGCATGTGTTTGAACAATTATTGACCCCCTCAATTCCATCCCAGGGCCTTGTTGTTCCTGTTATCCGCAATGCGGATACCATGAACTTCGCTGATATAGAAAAGCAAATCAATGCTTTTGCTAAGAAGGCAAATGATGGAACTTTATCAATTGATGAGATGGCTGGAGGCACTCTTACAATATCCAACGGTGGTGTTTATGGAAGCCTTTTGAGTACCCCTATTATCAACCCCCCTCAGGTTTGGAAGTTCTAACAGGATAAAATTcattacatatattttgttttctttaattctgACATTATTGCTTTCCTTCTATCATATTAGTAGCTTCAGGCATTGTTTGTAATTGTATGAAAATGGTCATTATTTGTCACCACTAATTCACCAAAATTCTATTTGTTTCACAGAAACATCAGTGTAATTCAAAATATCAAGCTAAATTACTGGCAGTAGTTACtagttaaattttgttaatgtttttaatgttgCAAATAATTGTTAACAAGTTGTATAATAAACTGTGAACAATTATTTAGAAAGAAAACTCATGCAGCTATTGTTTTTGGCAGTCGGCAATCTTGGGTATGCATTCCATAGTGAGCCGTCCTACGGTTGTTGGAGGAAATGTTGTCCCAAGACCATTGATGTACGTTGCTCTAACTTATGATCATAGAATTATTGATGGAAGAGAGGCAGTGTTCTTTCTGCGGCGCATCAAAGATATCGTGGAGGATCCCCGCAGGCTTTTGCTTGACATATAATTTGGATGCAGTAAATTAAACCTCAAAATTCAAATAGCATAATGGGTACCATTTGTTTGGCTTTTGAATTGCGGCTGCCCGTAATTTATAATCTCTAATGAGCAAACTCTTTAGGATCATACCTTCCGTTGTTATTCAGcatgtttgtgttttttctgCTCACTTATTTCTCTCATTTAATATGATGAGGGTCACagtttttggctccaaaattgtATGAAACAACTATGAAACTGTATGTAGGGGTTGTCCCTGAAGCAATAATGCGATTTCTTTTCTATCGCACAGTatgctgcagtattttttttgCCGGTGAATTTCACATACATCTTATAATTTGATGTCCAAATAATTCTGTCTAAACACTGCCGTAATTGAAATCTACCCAGTTGTATCGTCTATTGGTTGATTGTTAGGATTTGATAAAAGTCAAACAGATTCCCATGCCAAGATTGAATCCTTATTACTCAATACATTTGAATGGTTAATTTATCAACTGCTAACGACCAATTTTGGGCTCACCAAATATCAGGGGCAGGTTTCTGGTGCTTAAAATAGACAATAATGTTTAAATAGGCTTTTGTGGTCCTTATAATTTGACGTTTCAATGTTTTAAAAGGTTTTAATttgattccaattttatttaaaatgaatttatgtgGTCACGTATGTTAAATTCATGTTTACCGCTGTACTATTACATTTAATCTGTGCTCAATACACCCAcactttaaagaaaattttgtgcAAGCTGTGTGCCAAACGTGTTATTTGAGTTTGATAGAAGCGGTAAGTTAGTTAGATTCGAGGATCAATCTTTATGTTTACGGCAATCCTAAATTTTGAAAGCGGATCATGTTCAAAGGTCTTCAGTTATGAAGGGAAGGTTATAAGGGGTGTGTTTAGGAAAACATTACTGTTAACATAATCCAAGATTTTTCCAACACACCCATATTATGTATACTTGCTTCTTTACTTTTCAATTTCGGTGCCTTGTTTGCTCTTGTCAAAAGTTATTCTGAACCTCCTTCGATCTTGGAAAGAAAAGCATGGCATAATTCTTTGCCCAATCTCACAAGTCTCCAGAACTAGCTTATAACCACATACTCTCAAAGTCAAAAtcaaaacttcatttttttttacctgcTCTCATCTTAAGTTCACCACACAAATCAAGGTTTAAGCAATTACCCAAAGATGATACAACCTTTATTCATGCTTTTGATTACCCAAATGACATTAATCTTAGTATTATCTTTCGCAAATCCAATTCGAAAATTGGTGGTGAAGGGTCTAGACCTTTCGAAGCAGGGAAGGGGCCCCTTGGTCACAAAAACTGTGGCAGCAACCATGCTTGTGGTCTTCAGCTCCACCGTGTATACTATAACCGAAATTAAAAAGCGTTTGAAGGATGCTGGCATAGTTAATCCAACTGATGAGGTTCTCATGGCACATCGTCTCTTGGAAGCATTTTTCTTGGGTAATTActccaaaaattattttcttatttgctTACAATACctgttttactatttttgttGCACTCAATAACTATGATTTGTTTAGTATCAACGAACATagattttccttttgccatttctTCTGGCATATCATGTGCAGAACATGTAAATTTAAACCCTATTTGATGATTATTGGGCAGGATTCTCTCTATTCCTTGGATTGGTTATCGACAGACAACATTATTATATCAGAGAGATTAATTTACTGAGGAGGAGCTTGGAAACAGCGAAAAAACAAAGCCTCAGTCCTGATTCCTCAAAGAGAAGAGCAGCAGTGCCAGATAAATAGAATGTGAGACAGAGGTTGCACATAACCAATGTCCTGAATAGGAAAAATCTGAAAGAGACTATGAACtgtcttaagaaaaaaaaaacttgaagatGTTATGTTGCGTGTCCTTGTAGGAGTGTTCAACACTCAGAATTGAATTGAGTATACGTGTATAATTGTTCTAATTGTGTCTGTagttcatattaattatttatttcacttttatgTAACAATAATTACTTAATATAAGCAAAAAGTTCCACATTTGAATATGTGAGTAGTGCTTCCATGAATGAGAAAAGCATAACGCCAAGCAACAACAAAGGCGTACACGATAACACTTAAAATTGATCTTCGGAAAATATTGTCTTCATCTTTAACTCTCCCTTTTGTTGAAGAGAAACTAGATGAGGTTTGATTTAACGGAGAAAATCAGAAATGATGCGTGTCTTTTAACCGTTTATGGCCTCGGAAACAATATCATATGAAGTTTGTCCCTTTCATACTAGAGATATAATCTATAAACGGTCaatatattaactttaaaatgtcttgaaaattttatgataatactATTAGTTCAGCCATTAAAATAACCAGAGAGTTTTCTTCCCCAGATAACTAGAATAGACACGCTTTTCTACTAACGCATGAAGCATCAAACCAGTATCATACGTAACTGCAACATAACGTCGTAAAATTCATAGTAATATCTCGAAACAGAAGCAAACAGTTGCAGGTGAAAACTTCAaatgcttattttgaataacaAGGATACAAACTTCCAACTATAGAAAAAGGTAAACCATGAGACCCCATTCAGAATCGATTACAACAGTTAATCCATTGCAGGTATCTCATCTGTATATTCAGGCTGGTTCTTCAATGCCTGCGGTGAAAGCACCGGAGGGAACCATGGTGATCCTGACACCGGCCCCGGAGACGGTGAAACTGGCACTGTCACCGGTGATGGTGACGGTGACACTGGCATCGGTGGTGAAACCGGCACTGGAAACGGTGATGGTGACACTGGTACCGGTGATGGTGAAACTGGCACTGATGATGGTGACACTGGTACTGGTGATGGTGACGGTGACACTGGCAttggtgatggtgatggtgaCACTGGCACTTGCACCGGTGATGGTGACGGTGACACTGGCACTGGCACCGGTGTTGGTGGGACTGGTACCGGTGACGGTGTTGGAGGCACTGGAACTGGCGTTGGTGGCACTAGAACCGGTAATGGTGGCTCTGGAACTGGCAGTGCTCGTTCAAAGCCACATGATCCTAATATGCATAACCTTCCAAAAGGGCATACATTTCCACACCCCCCACAGTTGAAAATATTGGTTAATGGGTCTATGCATAAACGGCCACAGCATAGACGATTGAAGGGGCACCTAAAATTACATATCCCACAGTTATCGTTGTCTAAAGTCACATCCACACAACGGTCTCCACAGCACATAAACCTCGGTAGAAGCTCTCCTCTGCTACAGATCAATGGTCTTGCAGCACATCCAGTGATTTGGTTAACACCATCATTCTCCACCAATGATGTTGACTCAATGCCCCTTTCAATCACTTCCATTGGTATTATTGGGTTTCCCTCTATTCTCATCAAGAACAgcaccaacaccaacaccaacatCGCAAGAGCTGAACATTGCGCTTGCAGACCCATCTTCAGGAAGTGCTTACTGACTTGTGAAGGGTGGGATAGGATTCTGGAGCCTTTATATAAGGGTTTATTACGTGAAGTTTCTTTCCTAAGAAGCCAAAGGGGCGTGTTTTTCTTGCATGGTCTCGAGATATGGACGGTGCTGAACGTTGTCTTCACttgcttttattattttgaaggGAAGTTTTGTCAACTAGCTCTGTGATTTTGCATTATGAGTTGGCAGGCTTAACGCTTTTACGTTGATTCATTCTAAAAATACGCTAACTTCATCACTAACGTGCGTGACTTGTGCATTATCTCGTATATATACCTGCCAGTTGCTCTTCATGCTCAATCGAAAACCATGAAACTGTTACGTTCAAGGGAAGTAAGTCACATGAAAATGGAAATGCCTTCTCAAAAGACGGTCATAATTAATGTTCGTTCTGGTTTTTGATTATCAATTCTTTAAACTCAAGTCATTAGCTTAATCACGATAATTAATGTTGTCACATTGTAAGAAGATTAAATGTAAACAAAGAAACGCGCTTTTCAACTTTAAGCACAATTTGAGAAAAGTTAACTGCAAAAAATTTGCCTTTTTTCCCTATGGGAACACTCGTCTCATGACCAACCTTAAAGTCCTCGTGTCTGTTTGGAGTCTCTTATTTGGCAATGACGATTCTATTACGAAAAATGTCACAATAAGCAAATAGGAAATAgtgatttttttctctaattttggTTACTGATACATTGGTATTCTTTTAGAATCttaaagaaagtgtatttgagACATATTTGAAGATATTCATTAGAGTAACGAATTTGGATTCTTTATTGATTTTTTGTGTAGTGTTTCTCTACCGCTTCATAATACATTGATTATCACTaatttcaacattttaaaatatattaaaaacatatttaaaataccagtacattataatttt from Vigna unguiculata cultivar IT97K-499-35 chromosome 8, ASM411807v1, whole genome shotgun sequence encodes:
- the LOC114194355 gene encoding dihydrolipoyllysine-residue succinyltransferase component of 2-oxoglutarate dehydrogenase complex 1, mitochondrial-like: MFGVVRRRVASGSPSPWLLGQSVQKIRSGLSVSARVSSTVEKEIASGGCGFVRNFCNITPGCGINSKAMSVVFHPRSAAVRTWGRSFSSDSGDTVDVVVPPLAESISDGTLANFLKRPGDRVNADEPIAQIETDKVTIDVSSPESGVILKFLANEGDTVEPGNKIAIISRSADATHVAPSETTSEKAAPQPTQKVSEEKKAPKVETPPAKEKPKAPPATLSSPTEPQLPPKERERRVPMTRLRKRVATRLKDSQNTFAMLTTFNEVDMTNLMKLRSDYKDAFVEKHGVKLGLMSGFVKAAVNALQHQPIVNAVIDGDDIIYRDYIDISIAVGTPKGLVVPVIRNADTMNFADIEKQINAFAKKANDGTLSIDEMAGGTLTISNGGVYGSLLSTPIINPPQSAILGMHSIVSRPTVVGGNVVPRPLMYVALTYDHRIIDGREAVFFLRRIKDIVEDPRRLLLDI
- the LOC114194356 gene encoding uncharacterized protein LOC114194356, translating into MIQPLFMLLITQMTLILVLSFANPIRKLVVKGLDLSKQGRGPLVTKTVAATMLVVFSSTVYTITEIKKRLKDAGIVNPTDEVLMAHRLLEAFFLGFSLFLGLVIDRQHYYIREINLLRRSLETAKKQSLSPDSSKRRAAVPDK
- the LOC114193844 gene encoding uncharacterized protein LOC114193844: MGLQAQCSALAMLVLVLVLFLMRIEGNPIIPMEVIERGIESTSLVENDGVNQITGCAARPLICSRGELLPRFMCCGDRCVDVTLDNDNCGICNFRCPFNRLCCGRLCIDPLTNIFNCGGCGNVCPFGRLCILGSCGFERALPVPEPPLPVLVPPTPVPVPPTPSPVPVPPTPVPVPVSPSPSPVQVPVSPSPSPMPVSPSPSPVPVSPSSVPVSPSPVPVSPSPFPVPVSPPMPVSPSPSPVTVPVSPSPGPVSGSPWFPPVLSPQALKNQPEYTDEIPAMD